CAGTATTATGATGAATATTCAAGAGCTTGCCACTGCGGCTGAACACCAATTAGATATCAAAATTATTTTGATTAATAATCAGGCATTAGGATTAGTTCACCAACAACAAACGCTATTTTTTGAAGAGCGCATTTATGCCGCTGCTTACCCTTATCAAACAGATTTTATTCGTATTGCACAAGGTTTTGGTTTAGATACCTGTGACTTAAACCAGGAAGCAGATCCCGCTGGTGCATTGCAAGCTGCTATTGAAAAACCAGGGCCTTGCTTAATTCACGTTATGATTGATATCCATGAAAAAGTGTTTCCGATGGTTCCACCAGGGGCTGCAAATATTGAGATGATAGGAGCTTAATTTATGTCAAACCAATCACAACCTATCGCGCTGGAATTGATTGTTCGCAACCATCCCGGTGTTATGACCCATATTTGTGGTCTATTTGCTCGTCGCGCATTTAACGTCGATGGCATTTTGTGTTTACCAATGAAAAATAGTGATAAAAGTCGTATTTGGCTATTAGTGCAAAAAGATGATCGCCTAATGCAGATGGTCAGTCAGGTAGAAAAGCTTGAAGATGTAAAAGAAGTGAGATTTAGCGACGATTTACGAGTTTTTGAGCAAATGGAAAGTTATTTAAATTAATGCAGATTGGCTCTCTC
This portion of the Proteus vulgaris genome encodes:
- the ilvN gene encoding acetolactate synthase small subunit, which produces MSNQSQPIALELIVRNHPGVMTHICGLFARRAFNVDGILCLPMKNSDKSRIWLLVQKDDRLMQMVSQVEKLEDVKEVRFSDDLRVFEQMESYLN